The stretch of DNA AAAATGGATGCCGCCAGCTTTAAAGATAATTTTATTTTGATCGAGGAAAAGGAGCTCGGCGCCGAGTGTCCTGCCGGCACGACCAAAATCGGAGCGGTGAGCCGGACTTGGGAAAATAAAAATATCATCGTAAAAAGTTTTTATAAATTATGGGAGGCGGCGCGCCAGCATCTGACTTGGATCTTCGGCCGGGGAAGTTTGGCCGACAACATCAGTTATTGTTCGATCCCGGGCGCTGTTTTCAGCGCGCCAGAAGGGGATAATAAAACGATCCTTACTTTCCAGCCTTCAATCGTGCTTAATGCCGATACTGTTTATTACGCGGTGGCCAAAGGCGTGGCCGATCTGTCCACTACCACCGGCGCTGTTCTGAATTATTGGGGCATCGGCTTGAATGTCGGCGATTCAGGCAGTCCGGTTTCTAACGGCATCTCCTTTAACGGCAGCAGTTTCCAAAATTCCTATATTTGGTCGTTTAGGACCAAGCAAAGCAATGGTGAAGACGACGGCATTTGCGCCATTGCCCGGGCGAGCATTTTCCCCGATTCTTATCTTATTCATGTGATGAGCAATGATTTAAACGAAAATGACGATAATCCCGGCGCCAAGACTTTCGATACGGCTGATGATGTTGATAAAGCTTTTCTGGCCAGCGTTTATTCCGGCGACGATCAGCTTTTGCATCCGGTTAGCGGGTATTCCTGGATTTGGAATTGGCAAAACAGCAATAGCAACGCGGCCAGGATCATCAACAACGAAAACGGCGCCGATAAGCCTTATGCGGCCGCTTCTTCTTCCCAATTGGTCCGGGCGGTGGCCGGAGTGGTGGATGATAAAACACAACTATTGGCCAAAGTGAGCCTGACTGATTTTAAAATTTTTACGGATATGAACGTTGCGGCCCCGGGCCGGAACGCTTCCAGCACCGCCGATGTTTACGTCTTCATCTGCACCACCACTTGGCCGAATAAGCAAGCTGACGGAACTTGGCGGCCTTGGCGCGATACTTTGGATGCCGTGTTGGGCGGCGGTTGTATGAAGGCGCCAAACTCTCCCAATTCAGTTTGCAGTCCGATGAATTATGAATTGTATTATTGCCGGGATACCAAAAATGCCGCGCAAAAATTGCCCGAAGTAAAATCGCCGGTCACCTCGCTTGGGTCGAATTTGGGCTGCACTGACGCTAAAGGCAGCTGCGACGGCAAGTCAGTCGGCGACCCCTGCGGCAATAGCGGCGGAATCTGCCAGGACCTATTGAAAGAATCCTATTTCTTCGGCCAATAGCAGAGAGCATAGAACACAGAGCAAGGAACAATAAAAAAAGATTTTTGATCCATGTTCCTTGATCTCTGTTCTATGTTCTTGATAAATAGAACGGAAAAATAATAATATACTACATGCCGCATTCAACGTGTCGCATGCTAAATAAATCACTATGTTTGAAAATTTAGATCAAAACAAGGGGCAAAATTTAACCGGCGCTAATTCCCCCCTCCTTCCCAAGGAAGGGTCTGGGGGTGGTTCTGTCCCTCCTCCTTTCCACGGAGGAGTCAGGGGCGGTTCGGTACCCGCTGCCGGCGCTCCGCCCGTTGAAGATATGTTTGCCGGCGTCAAAGATATCGGCCCGGCGTCCAAGACTCCGGGTTCTCCGGCGATCCCTGGCCGGCCGACAATGCAAAATAAAAAATCTTCCGGATCAGGCCTGCGGGTAATTTTGATCATCGTGATCATTTTAGTCGTGATCGGTTTGGGAATGTTGATTGCCGGAAAATTTTTGGGAGTAGAGCTGACCAATCCATCGAGCTGGGCGAACAAAATTTCCAGCTTAAGCAATTCGCTTTTCAAACAGCAGCCCGGCACGACTGTCGTGGTAAATAATGTAACTCCGGCAACCAATCAAAATAACGTGGTCACGCCGCCGGTCACTCCGGTCGTGACTCCGCCCGCGACGGTTACTCCGCCGGCCGCCACGACCACCGCGCCGGCCGCCACAACCACTCCGGTCGTCGCTTCTTCTTCACCCTCGACGCTCGACTCTGATCAAGACGGCCTGACCGATTATGAAGAGATCAATGTTTATCATACCAATCCCAATAAAGCCGATTCGGATAATGACGGCCTGACCGATTTCCAGGAAGTGAAAACTTATCAAACCGACCCGAATAATCCGGACACGGACGGCGACGGCTATACTGACGGTTCGGAGGTGCAGAATGGCTATAATCCGCTCGGCCCAGGCAAGCTGAAGTAAGAAGTAAGAAGTTAAAATTAGGAAATATCCAATATCAAATAACCAATATTTAAAAAAATATTTAAATATTAAAATATTGTTTGGATGTTTGATACTGGTTATTGGATATTTAATTTTTTCAAGAACTAAATACTAATCATATGGCTGGATTTAAAGATCAGGCAATGGAGCCGGATGATCCGCCGGCAGAAAAAAAAGGCGGCGGCCGGATTTTCGCCGGTGAGGAAGACACCGCGCCCAAAGTTAATTTGGATGAAGAGATCGAAAAAAATATCAGGATCCGCACCATGCCGCGCAAATTTAAAATAAGCACGCAGACCGGCAATAAAAAAACCACCATTATCGGGGCGGTGATCATGATTGTCGGTGTATTAGTAATGGCCGCGGCCGTGTATTTGGTTTATATATTTTTGATCAATCCCAAGCCGCCAGTGACCACCCCCAAGACCGTAACGCCGGCACCGGTCGCTACCACGCCGACCACCCCGGTAACCAAACCCACTCCGGTGGCAACCACTACTGCGCCGGTTGTCGCCACTACTACGGTACCGGTCGTTCCGCCGATAACTACTCCGATCGCCACTACGACGGTCGTCACTTCAACTCCGCCGGTAGCGGCCACTTCCACCCCGCCTATTGCGACTTCCTCGGCCGCTTTTTCCGCTACTTCAACTTTGGCTCATGACGGCCTGCCTCCGGGGACGAGCGTAGCTGATGCCGATCATGACGGCCTCTCTGACGCCGAAGAAGTTATTTTCGGCACCGATCCTAATAAGGCCGATACGGACGGCGACGGTTATCCCGATGGCGCCGAGGTCTTATCCCTTTATGATCCGGCCGGGCCGGGTAAAATTACCGCCAATCCGCACGTCGCTGTTTACAATGACGCGGCCGCCAAATTCAGCGTTGCTTATCCGAAAATCTGGCAAGTGCAGAATTTAAACAACGGCCAGTCGATCATTTTTTCCGCGGCCGATAATTCTTTCCTCGAGATCGTTTCCATGCCTGACGCCGGCAACATGTCCGTTAAAGATTGGTATAACAGCCAGTTCCCCGATACCCCGGTCACCGATGCCGACGTGGTCGCGAAAAACGGCTGGCAAGGAATCTTTCACCAAGATCGGGAAATATTTTATTTAGTTGACGCGGGCAAAAATAATATTTACACCATCTCTTACGTGCCGGCAGCCGAAAGCAACCCCGCCTTCTATCATATTTTCTTGATGATGATTAACAGTTTTAGTCTTAAGTAAACTAAGTTTGGGTATATAATGCGAATACCACGAATTTTACGCGAATACTACGAACAGGAATGTTAAATGAGTATGTCGAAAAATTTGATTCGCAGAGTTCGCGGTATTAGCTTATAATTAGCGGTATTCGTGTTAAAGTTATGATTGAGATTAACAACAAAACGCAATTTAAAATTAATAAAAGCTCGTTGAAAAAAGTAACCGAGAAATTCTTGCGCAGCCGCCATTTGTCCGGTAAAGATGTCTCGATCGCTTTTATCGGTGATCAGAAAATGCGCGAATTGAATCGGCGTTATCGGAAAAAAAATTGTCCGACCGATGTGCTATCTTTTGCCGGCGAAGACGATTTTTTGGGTGAAGTAATTATTAGCCCCGCGCAAATAAAACGCCAGGCCGGAGAAAATGGCAACTCATTTCAAAGCGAATTGATTTTTATCTTAGTCCACGGCCTGCTGCATCTTTCCGGGTATGACGACGAGACGGAAAAAGACAGATTGCGGATGATTAAAATAGGAGAGGAGTTTATTGGGAGATTGGAAGGTAAGGGTGGTAAGTAAAAAAGTCCCCCCTTGAGGGGGGTGGCAGGCTGCCGCCTTGTCCGCCTCGGGCGGAGGCCTGACGGGGGGTGTATAATTCCCGACATTATTAAAGATATGTTGGATAGAAAAATATTATCGTATAATCCCAAATTAAAACAATTAGCCAGAAATTTAAGGAAAGAAGGAACGTTATCTGAAGTGCTGCTTTGGAAAAAATTGCAAAAAAAACAGATGCAAGGCTACAATTTCAGGCGGCAAAAGCCGATTGATAATTACATCGTCGATTTTTTCTGCCCTGAATTGAATTTAGCTATTGAAATAGACGGCGCAACTCACGGCTTTAAGGAAAAATATGATGATGACAGACAGAAAAAATTGGAAAGTCTGGGAGTAAAATTTTTAAGATTCACCGAGACCAATGTTCGAGAAAATTTGTGGGCGGTTTCGGAAGAGATTAAGGACTTGGTAAATAAAATTGAAAATAATAATGAAGCGGAATAGACCCACCCCGCCTCGCCGAGCTCGGCACCCCTCCCAAGAGGGGACTTCCACCCCGCCCTCCGCTTCGCTCCGGGCACCCCTCCCAAGAGGGGACTAAATTAAATCTTTTACTTCTTATGATTCGTTTATTTAAAAGTTTCAGGTACGCTTTCCGCGGGCTGGCCAAGATTTTCCGCGAGGAGCGAAATTTACAAGTTCACTCATTGGTTGCTATAATCGTGATAGCTCTGGGCTTTGCTTTTAAGATCCAGCCGTGGCAATGGTGCGCGATTTTGATCGTGATCGCGCTGGTGATCTTGATGGAAACGGTCAATAGCGCGGTGGAGCGCCTGGCCGACGTGCTCAAGCCGCGGATTCATGAATCGGTGATGGATATGAAAGACATCATGGCCGCCGCCGTCATGGTCGCCTCGATCCTGGCGGTTATTGTCGGGTTGATGATCTTTGTTCCCTATATTGAGGAATTATTTTGAAAAGTCCCCTCCTCGGGAGGGGTGGCGCGTCGTGAGACGCGACGGGGAGGGTCTATTCCCGACATATTTATAAAGTATGCTGAATAGAAAAATAATTCCGTATGATCCAAAATTGACTCAATACGCCAGAAATTTAAGAAAGGTCGGCACATTCTCCGAAGTCCTGCTCTGGAAAGAATTGCAAGGCAAAAAATTACAAGGTTATAGATTTAGGCGGCAAAAGCCGATTGATAATTATATTGTTGATTTCTATTGTCATGAATTAAAGTTAGCAATTGAAATAGATGGAGTCACTCACGGTTGGAAAGAAAAACATGACGAAGAAAGACAGAAGAAATTGGAAAGTTTGGGCATAAGATTTTTAAGATTTACGGAAAGTCAATTTCGAGAAAATACTTGGGCGGCTTTGGAAGAAATTACTAATTGGATAAAGATAAATAAAAAAAAGGAAGAAGAATAGACCCTCCCCGTCCGGCCAGGGGCCGTCCACCCCTCCCGAGGAGGGGACTTCCACCCCACCTCTCCGCCCTGGGCGGATCGCCACCCCTCTCCCACGCATCGCTTCGCTTTGCGGGGCAAGCAAGAGGGGACAATAAATTTTTATGCCGTCATCAAAAAAAGATAATTTTACTAAAATTCAAAGTTCTCTTAAGGACTCGAGCTTGGGTTTTGCTCTGGGCGCTTTTTTAGTCCTCGGCATTTTTGTTTACGCGCTTTGCGGTTTTGCCGCCTGGTCCGATCCGACCGCATCGCCGACCGGCGGCAATGTCACGCCGCCGATTTTTGTCGGCACCAGCACTTTGCCGATCTCCCAGAACAGGTTCGGAACCTTTAAGCTTGGTTCTACTTCGCCGTCGGTCGTTTCCGATTTTTTTATCTATAATGGCAAGGCCGCCATCGCTTCTTCTTCGCTGGGCGCCGCCACTTTGCTGGTAAGCAGCCCCTCCGCCCCGAATGTCAATGTTATTGACGTGGATGGCAATCGGATCGTGGGATTGGCGACCGTGCCGGTAAATAATAATGAAGCCGCTTCCAGATATTACGTTGATTGGAGGGCTTCATCTTCCATGTTTTGGAGCGGACTGCTTTCCGGAAATATTTATAATATGAATACCGGCAACGTCGGCATCGGAATAAATACGCCCGGCGCTCCTTTGCAAGTGCAGAGCGACGGTAATAACGCCGTTGCGCTGGTATCGGCATATAATCCGGTCAGGGCCGGATCGGTATTGGTCGGGTCATTGGCCGGAACGGCAAGCTATGCCGGTTTGCTCGGCTATCCGGATGGAGCCGGATTTGCTTTTACCGGAAATTATGTTCCGGCGCATTCGATTGCGGCGGGCGATCCCGATGAATACGGAACTCTTTATCATACCGGAAGAAACGGCCAGCAGTTGCTGGCCAGCGGCGGAACTTTTGATTTTCAAGTCGCGACCGCCGGTTCCGGAAACCGGACAATGTCGTCCAAAATGATCATAACTTCTGCCGGTAATGTCGGTATCGGGACAAATATTCCGACTAATAAACTTGATATATATGCCGACGCTGAAACGACGTTTACCAATAATCCTTCAGTTTTGTCGCTTTATACGACCAATGTTCAAGCGGCTAATATGGGTGGCGGAATAAGTTTTGGCGGCGTTTATACCGGCTCAACGCGAACGGCTTTTGCGTATGTCGGAGGAGTGAAAGAAAATGGGACGGCGGGAAATTATGCCGGCAAGCTCGTATTCGGCACCCGCACCAACGGCAGCGGCGCTTCCGATATGACTAGAATGGTTATTGATAGCACGGGGAATGTCGGCATCGGGACGACTAATCCCAATAATCTTTTGCAGGTAGCGAACCTGATCGATTTTAATAATACTGATTTTAATACTAAATTAGGTTTTCAGGCGGGAAACAATATTGTCGCCGGCGCGGCAAATAATACTTATATCGGCTACCAGGCGGGATCGGCCGGCGCGGGAACCAGTAATCAAGCGGATTATAACTCCGCTCTCGGCTATTCTGCTTTATATTCCAACACGACAGGCTATCAAAATACGGCCATCGGGTCGCAAGCGCTTTACGCCAATGCCGGCGGTTCAAGCAACACGGCCATGGGGTTTCGAGCTCTCTTTGCTGATGTCGGAGGTTATCAAAATACGGCCATGGGAGGGATGGCTCTTAATTCTAACACTAGTGGCAATTACAATGTGGCCATGGGATGGAATGCTCTATTTAACAATACCACCGCTTCTAATAATACTGCTTTGGGGGCGCAGGCCGGACAGTATCAGGCGAATGGGTCAACCGCTCTGGTGAACGTCGGCGATTCTGTATACATCGGTTTTAATGCAAGGGGTTATGATAATACGGATAATAATTCCATTGTCATTGGATCTCAAGCTGCGGGAATCGGGCCCAATACGGTAGTTTTGGGAAATAACAGTATTGTAACGACAG from Patescibacteria group bacterium encodes:
- a CDS encoding Ig-like domain-containing protein — protein: MTKNKPDATLTLSCVPDVSPCSSNIGARGLCCGCRNNEDCDPDSKPVTQGCGMDTCCRARPRVVGTTPAHAATGVCTNADIIVSFDQKMDAASFKDNFILIEEKELGAECPAGTTKIGAVSRTWENKNIIVKSFYKLWEAARQHLTWIFGRGSLADNISYCSIPGAVFSAPEGDNKTILTFQPSIVLNADTVYYAVAKGVADLSTTTGAVLNYWGIGLNVGDSGSPVSNGISFNGSSFQNSYIWSFRTKQSNGEDDGICAIARASIFPDSYLIHVMSNDLNENDDNPGAKTFDTADDVDKAFLASVYSGDDQLLHPVSGYSWIWNWQNSNSNAARIINNENGADKPYAAASSSQLVRAVAGVVDDKTQLLAKVSLTDFKIFTDMNVAAPGRNASSTADVYVFICTTTWPNKQADGTWRPWRDTLDAVLGGGCMKAPNSPNSVCSPMNYELYYCRDTKNAAQKLPEVKSPVTSLGSNLGCTDAKGSCDGKSVGDPCGNSGGICQDLLKESYFFGQ
- the ybeY gene encoding rRNA maturation RNase YbeY, whose translation is MIEINNKTQFKINKSSLKKVTEKFLRSRHLSGKDVSIAFIGDQKMRELNRRYRKKNCPTDVLSFAGEDDFLGEVIISPAQIKRQAGENGNSFQSELIFILVHGLLHLSGYDDETEKDRLRMIKIGEEFIGRLEGKGGK
- a CDS encoding endonuclease domain-containing protein; this translates as MLDRKILSYNPKLKQLARNLRKEGTLSEVLLWKKLQKKQMQGYNFRRQKPIDNYIVDFFCPELNLAIEIDGATHGFKEKYDDDRQKKLESLGVKFLRFTETNVRENLWAVSEEIKDLVNKIENNNEAE
- a CDS encoding diacylglycerol kinase family protein, giving the protein MIRLFKSFRYAFRGLAKIFREERNLQVHSLVAIIVIALGFAFKIQPWQWCAILIVIALVILMETVNSAVERLADVLKPRIHESVMDMKDIMAAAVMVASILAVIVGLMIFVPYIEELF
- a CDS encoding DUF559 domain-containing protein, with product MLNRKIIPYDPKLTQYARNLRKVGTFSEVLLWKELQGKKLQGYRFRRQKPIDNYIVDFYCHELKLAIEIDGVTHGWKEKHDEERQKKLESLGIRFLRFTESQFRENTWAALEEITNWIKINKKKEEE